In one window of Desulforhabdus amnigena DNA:
- a CDS encoding transposase produces MRFYIFRNWLLKKLNVSKRLQRICLWYIISLMITTRKHSLEHASAISGKNSSQFSRLLKEHPDTTIYTLKDLSRRQGKKYSKAMKTLGKLPWKVAMLVDLTGQGRSSLHSENVQRHNHGKGYFVGHQWTNIVLLINDMIIPLLPIAFLSRNYCRQKNLEYKSEHKRVIDYLQSLDLSEYIENYKPEEVVVLADSGYDDKRIQKVILSRGWDFIMAVKKRRSVKSNAQYLKTSSKEGWGQIQDFFRAQRRLGWETVRLTANGPGKRRKEFRIRHTIVWLKNVAPVQLVCSERKRAPRGERKYFACSHLTLQPRQILIGYSLRWAVELFHKSVKMHLGFEDIAATSFDSVISHVHWVYCAYILLHAQLPGVPSSARTLHERQSYVMRVVEHKEKANLLQRLTQINGVEKQKNQLKEALAA; encoded by the coding sequence ATGCGGTTCTACATTTTTAGAAACTGGTTGCTCAAAAAACTCAACGTGAGCAAACGCCTGCAGAGGATCTGCCTGTGGTACATCATCTCCCTTATGATAACCACTCGAAAGCACTCTCTGGAGCATGCCTCTGCAATTTCTGGAAAGAACAGTTCTCAGTTCAGTCGGTTGCTCAAGGAGCATCCGGATACGACCATCTACACACTCAAGGATCTTTCCAGGCGGCAAGGAAAGAAATACTCCAAGGCTATGAAGACATTGGGAAAACTCCCATGGAAGGTGGCCATGCTGGTTGATCTGACCGGCCAGGGCAGATCCAGCCTGCACTCTGAAAATGTCCAGAGGCACAATCACGGCAAGGGATACTTTGTTGGCCATCAATGGACCAACATCGTGCTGCTGATAAATGACATGATCATTCCTCTGCTTCCGATTGCCTTCCTGAGCAGGAATTACTGCAGACAGAAGAATCTGGAGTACAAGAGCGAGCACAAAAGGGTCATAGACTACCTCCAGTCGCTGGATCTTTCGGAATACATCGAAAACTACAAACCCGAGGAAGTGGTTGTGCTTGCTGACTCCGGCTACGATGATAAGCGAATTCAAAAAGTCATCCTCTCCAGAGGATGGGATTTCATCATGGCTGTAAAGAAAAGAAGATCCGTTAAATCCAATGCTCAGTACCTCAAGACCAGTTCCAAAGAGGGCTGGGGCCAAATCCAGGATTTTTTCAGGGCTCAGCGCAGGCTTGGATGGGAAACTGTTCGTCTCACTGCGAACGGACCAGGAAAAAGGCGGAAGGAGTTCCGCATCAGACATACCATCGTTTGGCTCAAAAATGTTGCACCGGTTCAACTGGTATGCTCGGAAAGAAAGCGTGCTCCCAGAGGAGAGCGCAAATACTTTGCCTGCTCGCACCTTACACTCCAGCCCAGACAGATCCTGATTGGGTACTCTCTGAGGTGGGCGGTGGAACTTTTTCACAAATCCGTAAAGATGCATCTGGGGTTTGAGGATATCGCCGCCACATCCTTTGATTCCGTGATCTCTCATGTACATTGGGTCTACTGTGCCTACATCCTGCTCCATGCACAGCTTCCCGGTGTGCCATCCTCGGCAAGAACCCTGCACGAAAGGCAGAGCTATGTTATGAGAGTTGTTGAGCATAAGGAAAAAGCCAATCTTCTTCAGCGGTTGACTCAGATCAACGGGGTAGAGAAACAGAAAAACCAGTTAAAAGAGGCTCTTGCAGCATGA
- the larC gene encoding nickel pincer cofactor biosynthesis protein LarC, whose product MKIAYFDCFSGISGDMVLGALLDLGVPEKVLLEALERLPVKGYSFHVTQEKRGAIAGTRVRIEIDHQPSRTFSDIESLILKSDLDDPVKEMSLDIFRRLAEAEARVHQMPMDQVHFHEVGALDSILDVVGTAIGLHVLSIDKVYASRIPLGGGFVHTHHGVLPVPCPATVLLLKGASVYDSGIKRELVTPTGAAILAALAQSYGPMPDMTLQATGYGVGSHPASDPPNLLRILCGTAPVSYLQRQLLMVETHIDDMNPEFYGYVLDQLFALGVLDVALVPIQMKKNRPGTLLRVLLEPALEPRVLELLFRETTTLGVRVQEVKRVELVREIKEIGTHYGLCRVKSVILPGGERQILPEYEECKRIAEVHGLPLRKVYEEIFHASRSARDG is encoded by the coding sequence ATGAAAATAGCGTATTTTGATTGTTTTTCCGGAATCAGTGGCGATATGGTCCTGGGAGCCCTCCTGGATTTGGGGGTCCCTGAAAAAGTGCTTCTTGAAGCGTTGGAGCGTCTTCCCGTCAAAGGATACTCCTTTCATGTCACTCAAGAAAAACGTGGCGCCATCGCCGGGACAAGAGTCCGCATAGAGATCGATCATCAGCCTTCGCGGACTTTTTCAGACATTGAAAGCCTCATTCTCAAGAGCGACCTGGACGATCCCGTAAAGGAAATGAGCCTGGATATATTCAGGCGTCTGGCCGAGGCGGAGGCCCGGGTGCATCAAATGCCCATGGATCAGGTCCATTTTCACGAAGTGGGGGCCCTGGATTCCATTTTGGACGTGGTGGGGACGGCCATCGGGTTGCATGTTCTAAGCATTGACAAAGTCTATGCCTCGCGCATTCCGCTCGGAGGTGGTTTTGTTCACACTCACCACGGGGTTTTGCCGGTGCCTTGCCCGGCGACAGTTTTGCTCCTGAAAGGGGCTTCCGTTTATGACAGCGGCATCAAGAGGGAGTTGGTGACCCCCACCGGAGCGGCCATCCTCGCCGCTTTGGCGCAATCCTACGGCCCGATGCCGGACATGACATTGCAGGCGACGGGTTATGGTGTGGGAAGCCACCCCGCCTCCGATCCCCCGAATCTCCTCAGAATCCTTTGCGGGACGGCCCCGGTTTCATATCTCCAGCGGCAGCTTCTCATGGTAGAAACCCATATCGATGATATGAATCCCGAGTTTTACGGATATGTTTTGGATCAATTGTTTGCGCTGGGAGTGCTCGATGTCGCCCTGGTACCCATACAGATGAAGAAAAACCGTCCAGGGACTTTGCTCCGCGTGTTGCTCGAACCAGCCCTCGAGCCTCGCGTCCTGGAACTTCTCTTCAGGGAGACAACCACCCTTGGGGTGCGGGTGCAAGAGGTGAAGCGCGTTGAACTGGTCCGTGAAATCAAGGAGATTGGGACACATTATGGCTTGTGCCGCGTCAAATCCGTGATTCTGCCGGGAGGAGAGCGGCAAATCCTCCCGGAATATGAAGAATGCAAACGGATTGCCGAGGTTCACGGATTGCCCCTTCGGAAAGTATACGAAGAAATTTTTCACGCATCCCGGTCGGCAAGGGATGGCTGA
- a CDS encoding CinA family nicotinamide mononucleotide deamidase-related protein, whose amino-acid sequence MSNTQKTSEIVGSLLTIGDEILLGDIADSNSHYIAWELRARGFRLGRIITVGDQVEEIVEMISHCLLKSRFLIVTGGLGPTDDDKTSAASAIALGVPLVTHLDYRKWLEERLAQRGRDLSPEVARMADLPEGAVKLGQGMAGFFIEHQGIPCYFLPGVPHEMKTLLAELVIPDLEKRFPLRTRCMKRVIRVQGLLESEINQRLNDLDAREMAVEIGYYPQGRENWVTLFSTGESEKDCLERIDAAEAKVVARLGAERISGRNEETIEKVIGRQLLAKKWKLAVAESCTGGWVAKRITAVAGASDYFDRGFITYSNRAKMELLKVPGDLLESHGAVSEPVARAMAEGARLQAGVNVALAITGIAGPTGGTPEKPVGTVFISCATPEETLVEKHFFRGSREVIQESAAQTALVLLWRTLSK is encoded by the coding sequence ATGTCGAATACACAAAAAACATCGGAGATCGTCGGTTCCCTGCTCACCATTGGAGACGAGATCCTTTTGGGAGACATTGCCGACAGCAATTCGCATTATATCGCATGGGAATTGCGCGCCAGGGGGTTTCGACTGGGACGGATCATCACGGTGGGGGATCAGGTGGAAGAGATCGTCGAAATGATTTCCCACTGCCTGCTGAAATCCCGTTTTCTCATTGTGACCGGAGGGCTGGGACCGACCGATGACGACAAAACCAGTGCGGCCTCTGCAATCGCTCTGGGGGTGCCTCTGGTGACCCATCTCGATTACAGGAAATGGCTGGAAGAGCGCCTCGCTCAACGGGGCCGGGACCTTTCTCCGGAAGTGGCCAGGATGGCGGATCTGCCGGAAGGCGCTGTTAAGTTGGGACAGGGGATGGCGGGATTTTTCATCGAGCACCAGGGAATTCCCTGCTACTTTCTTCCGGGTGTCCCACATGAGATGAAAACGCTTCTCGCCGAACTGGTGATCCCGGATCTGGAGAAACGGTTTCCCCTCCGTACCCGGTGTATGAAACGGGTGATTCGAGTTCAGGGACTTTTGGAATCCGAAATCAACCAGAGATTGAATGACCTGGATGCACGGGAAATGGCCGTCGAGATAGGGTATTATCCTCAGGGGCGTGAGAATTGGGTCACCCTTTTCAGCACGGGGGAAAGTGAAAAGGATTGTCTCGAGCGAATCGATGCCGCGGAAGCGAAGGTCGTCGCCCGGTTGGGCGCGGAGCGGATCAGTGGTCGCAATGAGGAGACGATCGAAAAGGTTATCGGACGGCAACTGCTTGCAAAAAAATGGAAACTGGCTGTGGCTGAATCCTGCACCGGGGGATGGGTTGCAAAAAGAATCACGGCCGTCGCCGGAGCTTCCGATTATTTCGATCGAGGTTTCATCACTTACAGCAACCGGGCCAAGATGGAGCTTTTGAAAGTGCCGGGGGATCTCCTGGAAAGCCACGGGGCCGTGAGTGAGCCTGTTGCCCGCGCCATGGCTGAAGGAGCCCGTCTCCAGGCGGGAGTGAATGTCGCTCTGGCCATCACGGGTATCGCCGGCCCCACGGGTGGAACCCCTGAAAAGCCGGTGGGAACGGTCTTCATCTCCTGCGCCACCCCTGAGGAAACGCTGGTGGAGAAACATTTTTTCAGGGGAAGCCGGGAAGTCATCCAGGAGAGTGCGGCCCAGACCGCTCTGGTATTGCTTTGGAGGACATTGAGCAAATGA
- the thpR gene encoding RNA 2',3'-cyclic phosphodiesterase, whose translation MIRTFIAFDLPVNVQESLQRLQSELKKTEAHVSWVKPERIHLTLKFLGDVSPEQIPAIQSALEVIAASTRSFRLKVAGCGAFPTIKQMRVVWVGIRGDEAPLKELQGQVEQAMVPLGFKAEDRPFKAHLTLGRVKGRQRLRSLQDALMTYHAFEAEDFDVTELVLYKSELRPEGARYTPLFRSSFKQ comes from the coding sequence ATGATCCGTACATTCATAGCCTTCGATCTCCCCGTTAATGTTCAGGAGTCGCTGCAAAGATTGCAGAGCGAACTCAAGAAAACAGAGGCTCATGTGAGTTGGGTGAAGCCGGAGCGGATTCACCTGACGTTAAAATTTCTTGGCGATGTTTCGCCCGAGCAGATTCCCGCCATTCAATCGGCGCTTGAGGTCATTGCGGCCTCCACGCGATCCTTCAGGCTGAAGGTGGCCGGGTGCGGCGCATTCCCGACGATCAAGCAAATGCGGGTCGTTTGGGTAGGGATTCGAGGGGATGAAGCCCCCCTGAAGGAACTGCAGGGCCAGGTGGAGCAGGCGATGGTTCCCTTGGGCTTCAAAGCGGAGGATCGCCCTTTCAAGGCTCACCTGACATTGGGGCGCGTGAAGGGGCGGCAGCGTTTGAGATCGCTCCAGGATGCCCTGATGACATATCATGCCTTTGAGGCGGAAGATTTTGACGTTACGGAGCTTGTATTGTATAAGAGCGAGTTGAGGCCGGAAGGGGCCCGTTATACTCCGTTATTTCGATCATCATTCAAACAGTGA
- the recA gene encoding recombinase RecA has protein sequence MGATDDRQKAVDAAMSQIERMCGKGAIMRLGEGAPHAEIQVIPTGCLSLDLALGIGGVARGRIIEIFGPESSGKTTLALHVIAEAQKMGGLAAFIDAEHALDVGYARKLGVQVEDLLISQPDYGEQALEIAEILVRSNAIDVVVIDSVAALVPKAEIEGEMGDPHVGLQARLMSQALRKLVSSISKSRTCVIFINQIRMKIGVMYGSPETTTGGNALKFYATMRLDIRRLGPIKEGQEIIGNRTRVKVVKNKIAPPFKEVEFDVVYGRGISKEGDVLDLAVNANLVDKAGTWYSYNGERLGQGRENAKTFLREHPDLLVEIENKIREIHDLKFPLTAEEAAAVAEA, from the coding sequence ATGGGAGCCACAGACGACCGGCAGAAGGCCGTGGATGCGGCCATGTCTCAGATTGAACGCATGTGTGGAAAGGGTGCGATCATGCGCCTGGGAGAGGGGGCTCCGCATGCTGAAATTCAAGTTATTCCCACAGGATGTCTCTCTCTCGACCTGGCTTTGGGAATTGGAGGGGTTGCCCGCGGGCGCATCATTGAAATTTTCGGCCCCGAGTCCTCGGGAAAGACCACTCTGGCGCTGCACGTCATTGCAGAGGCTCAGAAAATGGGAGGATTGGCGGCTTTCATCGATGCCGAGCACGCTCTGGACGTCGGTTATGCACGCAAGTTGGGGGTCCAGGTGGAGGACCTGCTGATCAGCCAGCCCGATTACGGGGAGCAGGCTCTCGAGATTGCCGAAATCCTGGTGCGAAGCAACGCCATCGATGTCGTCGTGATCGATTCGGTCGCGGCGCTGGTGCCCAAAGCGGAAATCGAAGGGGAAATGGGAGACCCTCATGTAGGGCTGCAGGCGAGACTCATGAGCCAGGCTCTCAGAAAACTCGTTTCCTCCATCAGCAAATCCAGGACCTGCGTCATTTTTATCAATCAGATTCGAATGAAGATCGGAGTGATGTACGGTTCGCCCGAAACGACCACGGGTGGAAATGCTCTCAAGTTTTACGCCACTATGCGGTTGGATATCCGGCGCCTCGGTCCCATCAAGGAGGGCCAGGAAATCATCGGCAACCGGACCCGCGTGAAAGTGGTCAAAAACAAGATCGCTCCTCCATTCAAGGAAGTCGAATTCGATGTGGTCTACGGTCGTGGAATATCCAAAGAAGGAGACGTGCTGGATCTCGCGGTGAATGCCAATCTGGTGGATAAGGCGGGCACATGGTATTCCTACAACGGGGAGAGGCTGGGGCAAGGTCGTGAAAACGCCAAGACTTTTCTGAGAGAGCATCCCGACCTGCTCGTCGAGATCGAAAACAAGATACGGGAGATTCACGATCTGAAATTTCCGCTGACCGCAGAGGAAGCGGCTGCCGTTGCAGAAGCATAA
- the alaS gene encoding alanine--tRNA ligase: MKASEIRKAFLDFFQERGHTTVKSSSLIPHDDPTLLFTNAGMVQFKRAFLGEERRPYSRATTSQKCMRAGGKHNDLENVGRTARHHTFFEMLGNFSFGDYFKREAIEYAWIFLTEVMGLPKDKLYATIHEGDSLMNLGPDEDAREYWKRYLPAERILTFPTKDNFWSMGDTGPCGPCSEILIDQGEAMGCGRADCRPGCDCDRYLELWNLVFMQFNRKEDGTLEPLPKPSIDTGMGLERIAAVIQKVPSNYDTDLFAPMRTRIAELSGYHYGTKAEKDVSVKVIADHSRAAAFLIGDGILPSNEGRGYVLRRVIRRALRHGRFLGQDKPFLHDVVVSVMEAMRDAYPELLENKSYITRVILNEEERFNETLDHGLGLLQNEIKQLQQEGKKTIPGALIFKLYDTFGFPIDIITDMARDLSLEVDEAEFQQLMEKQREQSRMHWKGSGEREVSEAYRHLSAQGVTVRFLGYESLDAESRVLALVREGKSIQEAEAGSTIEVVVAETPFYGAAGGQVGDVGEIAFPSGRVVVSDTLKLPGDLIVHVGKVEGGSLKVGEQVRLKVDSVARKDTALHHTATHILHAVLRSVLGDHVKQAGSLVGPDRLRFDFTHFTAVTPEELAEIEKRVNDEIRTNEDLQVHVMDLEEALKTGAMALFEEKYGDRVRMVEIPGFSRELCGGTHTHRTGDIGLFVIVQEMGIAAGVRRIEALAGRHALAYLRKHRGILQDVAGLLKTSPADVAERVEKLIAQQKQLEKELEAFKASLASKRSADLLERAEDVGGVKVLVTRVETDNPKALRDLNDRFKERLKSGVIVLGAAQGGKVFLLVGVTQDTTSRIHAGNLIKEIVKVVGGSGGGRPDMAQAGGNQPEKLEDALDLAAKLIREKLA; encoded by the coding sequence ATGAAAGCCAGCGAAATCCGCAAGGCGTTTTTAGATTTCTTTCAAGAAAGAGGCCACACTACCGTTAAGAGTTCGTCGCTCATCCCTCACGACGATCCGACCCTCCTTTTTACCAATGCCGGAATGGTCCAGTTCAAACGCGCATTTCTGGGAGAGGAACGGCGTCCTTATTCGCGGGCGACCACGAGTCAAAAATGCATGCGTGCCGGGGGTAAGCACAACGACCTAGAAAACGTGGGTCGCACAGCCAGGCATCATACTTTTTTTGAGATGCTGGGGAACTTCTCTTTTGGGGATTATTTCAAGAGGGAAGCCATAGAGTATGCCTGGATTTTCCTGACGGAAGTCATGGGGCTTCCCAAAGACAAACTGTACGCGACCATCCATGAGGGGGACAGCCTCATGAATCTGGGTCCCGACGAAGATGCGCGGGAATATTGGAAACGTTATCTGCCGGCGGAGCGTATCCTCACTTTCCCCACCAAGGACAACTTCTGGTCCATGGGAGATACGGGGCCTTGCGGTCCCTGTTCGGAAATACTCATCGATCAGGGCGAAGCCATGGGATGCGGGAGAGCCGATTGCCGGCCCGGATGTGACTGCGACCGCTATCTCGAACTCTGGAACCTGGTTTTCATGCAGTTCAACCGTAAAGAGGATGGAACGCTGGAACCCCTGCCCAAGCCGAGCATCGATACGGGCATGGGGTTGGAACGGATTGCGGCCGTTATCCAGAAGGTGCCTTCCAATTACGATACGGACCTTTTCGCTCCCATGAGAACCCGAATCGCGGAATTGAGCGGCTACCACTATGGAACGAAAGCCGAAAAGGATGTTTCCGTCAAGGTCATTGCGGACCATAGCCGGGCTGCGGCATTTTTAATCGGAGACGGCATATTGCCGAGCAACGAAGGGAGGGGCTACGTACTCCGGCGGGTCATTCGCCGCGCTCTGCGCCACGGGCGTTTCCTCGGTCAGGATAAGCCTTTTCTCCATGATGTCGTTGTGTCCGTGATGGAGGCGATGCGGGATGCCTATCCCGAGCTTCTGGAAAACAAGAGCTACATCACCCGGGTCATCCTCAATGAGGAAGAGCGGTTCAATGAAACCCTCGATCACGGTCTGGGACTCCTGCAAAATGAGATCAAACAGTTACAGCAGGAAGGGAAAAAGACGATTCCCGGGGCCCTGATCTTTAAACTCTATGATACCTTTGGGTTCCCCATAGATATCATCACCGATATGGCGCGGGACCTCTCCCTCGAAGTGGATGAGGCGGAATTCCAGCAGCTCATGGAAAAGCAAAGAGAGCAATCGCGCATGCACTGGAAGGGCAGTGGGGAGCGGGAAGTTTCCGAAGCCTATCGGCACTTGTCGGCTCAAGGGGTCACCGTTCGTTTTCTGGGGTACGAAAGCCTCGATGCGGAATCGCGGGTCCTGGCCCTGGTGCGGGAAGGCAAATCGATCCAGGAAGCCGAAGCGGGATCGACGATTGAAGTCGTAGTTGCGGAGACGCCGTTTTACGGTGCGGCCGGCGGCCAGGTAGGAGACGTTGGGGAAATCGCCTTCCCCTCGGGGAGGGTTGTGGTTTCAGATACATTGAAGCTTCCCGGAGACCTCATCGTCCATGTGGGGAAGGTAGAAGGGGGCTCTTTGAAAGTGGGGGAACAGGTCCGGCTCAAGGTGGACAGTGTCGCCCGCAAGGATACGGCTTTGCACCATACCGCCACACATATTCTTCATGCCGTGTTGCGTTCCGTGCTCGGCGATCATGTCAAGCAGGCGGGTTCCTTGGTGGGGCCTGACCGGCTTCGCTTCGATTTCACTCACTTCACCGCCGTAACTCCGGAAGAACTGGCTGAAATCGAAAAGCGGGTCAACGACGAAATTCGCACCAATGAGGACTTGCAGGTCCATGTGATGGATCTCGAGGAAGCACTCAAGACCGGAGCCATGGCTCTTTTTGAAGAGAAGTACGGAGATCGTGTGCGGATGGTGGAAATTCCGGGTTTCAGCCGGGAACTCTGTGGAGGTACGCACACCCATCGCACGGGCGATATTGGACTCTTCGTCATTGTACAGGAAATGGGCATTGCGGCGGGAGTCCGAAGGATCGAGGCCCTGGCGGGGCGGCACGCCTTGGCGTATCTGCGAAAGCATAGGGGCATCCTGCAGGATGTGGCCGGGTTGCTCAAGACGAGTCCTGCCGATGTTGCAGAACGTGTGGAAAAGCTCATTGCCCAACAAAAACAGCTGGAAAAGGAATTGGAAGCCTTCAAAGCGTCTCTGGCGAGCAAACGGTCTGCGGATCTTCTGGAACGGGCGGAAGATGTCGGTGGAGTGAAGGTGCTGGTGACGAGGGTGGAAACAGACAACCCCAAGGCCTTGCGGGATCTAAACGATCGGTTCAAAGAGCGTTTGAAAAGTGGCGTGATTGTTCTGGGTGCAGCCCAGGGAGGAAAGGTTTTTCTGTTGGTGGGAGTGACCCAGGATACAACATCCCGTATTCATGCTGGAAACTTGATCAAGGAAATCGTCAAGGTGGTGGGAGGAAGCGGCGGCGGACGGCCGGACATGGCGCAGGCAGGCGGTAATCAGCCTGAAAAATTAGAAGATGCTCTGGATCTCGCTGCAAAATTGATTCGAGAAAAACTTGCCTAA
- a CDS encoding DVU_1551 family NTP transferase has translation MMKNGKIGALILAAGCSSRMGALKPLLRIGPATLLEMAVTLFRKAGIQDVHVVVGHRAEEIIPFLDRLKVKWVFNEHYDRGMLSSILAGVQSFDPHVEAFCLLPVDIPLVKPRTINELVSAYRNGQAKVIYPCFRKKRGHPPIISTICMRGELAWDHPGGLKSFLERFDEEAQDVEVRDEAILMNCNTPQDFRMLEDHYLRGDIPTIQECEALWERFDVCENVRAHSRVVAELARILAVYLNRVGLNLDLDLVVAAGFLHDLAKGQKDHAATGAKILKEMGYRRVGEIVALHMDLGSPKQFLDESDLIYLADKCVENDRLLSLEDRFQRPLARYVEGDEIRKAVMKRLEDGKAVRKRIEHLLGISFDRIIERYERGIRAASARGRREIYLVRHGAIRLPGRGKQYIGQLDLCLSEEGFGQAQNLAERLSHIQLAGIYCSDLARSVKTAEIIGKPHGLEPVKLSNFREIYLGEWEGLSFDEVCCKYPEEYEKRGRDVVHYRPPYGESFLDCSCRVISSFYEALQSTRGNILIVGHAGVNRIILCQAMGKSLESLFEIHQDYGCLNVIECKDFGFEVKTLNETVMRDPL, from the coding sequence ATGATGAAAAATGGGAAAATAGGAGCTCTGATATTGGCTGCGGGGTGTTCCTCGCGAATGGGCGCGCTGAAGCCTCTGCTCCGGATCGGACCTGCCACGTTATTGGAAATGGCTGTGACTTTGTTCCGAAAGGCGGGCATTCAGGATGTGCATGTAGTGGTGGGACACAGGGCAGAAGAGATCATCCCTTTTCTGGATCGCCTGAAAGTCAAATGGGTTTTCAATGAACATTATGACAGGGGGATGCTCTCATCGATTCTAGCAGGAGTGCAGAGTTTCGATCCTCATGTCGAGGCTTTTTGCCTGCTGCCGGTAGACATTCCTCTGGTAAAACCAAGAACGATAAATGAACTTGTCAGCGCGTATCGAAACGGTCAGGCAAAAGTCATTTATCCCTGTTTTCGAAAAAAGAGGGGCCATCCGCCCATCATCTCCACTATCTGCATGAGAGGGGAACTCGCCTGGGACCATCCCGGGGGGCTGAAGAGCTTTCTGGAACGCTTCGACGAAGAGGCTCAAGACGTGGAGGTCCGGGATGAGGCGATCCTCATGAACTGCAATACTCCCCAAGATTTCCGGATGCTGGAAGATCATTATCTTAGAGGGGATATTCCCACGATCCAGGAATGCGAAGCTCTGTGGGAGCGGTTTGATGTTTGCGAGAATGTGAGGGCCCATTCCCGCGTGGTTGCTGAACTGGCACGGATTCTGGCCGTGTATTTGAACCGGGTGGGCCTCAACCTGGACCTTGACCTGGTCGTTGCTGCGGGATTCCTCCACGATCTCGCCAAAGGGCAGAAGGACCATGCTGCGACTGGTGCAAAAATATTGAAAGAAATGGGCTATCGGCGGGTAGGGGAAATTGTAGCTTTGCATATGGATTTGGGTTCCCCAAAACAGTTCCTGGATGAATCGGATCTTATTTATCTCGCTGATAAATGTGTGGAAAACGATCGATTGCTCAGTCTTGAAGACCGGTTCCAACGGCCCCTGGCACGTTATGTGGAAGGGGATGAAATTCGAAAGGCCGTTATGAAACGGCTGGAAGATGGAAAAGCCGTCAGAAAGCGCATTGAACATCTCCTGGGGATTTCTTTCGATCGCATCATCGAGAGGTACGAACGAGGCATACGGGCCGCTTCAGCGAGGGGGCGGAGAGAAATTTACCTTGTCCGGCACGGGGCCATTCGATTGCCGGGACGAGGAAAGCAATATATCGGCCAGTTGGATCTATGCCTCAGTGAAGAAGGTTTTGGGCAGGCTCAAAACCTCGCGGAAAGATTGAGCCATATCCAGCTTGCGGGTATTTACTGCAGTGACTTGGCGCGGTCGGTAAAAACGGCGGAGATCATAGGAAAGCCTCATGGCCTCGAGCCTGTCAAGCTGTCGAATTTTCGTGAAATATACCTTGGAGAATGGGAGGGGCTCTCTTTTGATGAAGTCTGCTGTAAGTACCCTGAGGAATACGAAAAACGGGGAAGGGATGTGGTTCACTACCGCCCGCCCTATGGGGAGAGCTTCCTGGATTGCTCCTGCAGGGTCATTTCGTCTTTCTATGAAGCATTGCAATCGACTCGCGGCAATATCCTCATCGTTGGCCATGCGGGTGTGAACCGCATTATCCTATGCCAGGCGATGGGCAAATCTCTTGAAAGCCTGTTTGAAATCCATCAGGATTATGGGTGCCTGAACGTTATCGAGTGCAAGGATTTCGGGTTTGAAGTCAAAACGTTGAATGAGACAGTCATGCGTGACCCACTTTGA